The proteins below are encoded in one region of Penaeus monodon isolate SGIC_2016 chromosome 32, NSTDA_Pmon_1, whole genome shotgun sequence:
- the LOC119593620 gene encoding larval cuticle protein 65Ag1-like: MNFVLVLLTCLMAAVTAAPQFIRPNFPDRPFVAILRDERQDLGDGAFSYVFEAANGIRESRVGYPGSKGQTNMQGSYSFPLDDGTFAEVRFVADESGFRAELQYIPIILHNLGMKFLLGIYLPTLDLQITLVIHSSFVRERAKSSVIIFKNYPQLIIIMIFIKTTLTILFLIFRRSLTTLLEVT; encoded by the exons ATGAATTTCGTTTTG GTGCTCTTGACGTGCCTGATGGCCGCCGTGACCGCCGCCCCTCAGTTCATTCGACCCAACTTTCCGGATCGACCTTTCGTCGCCATCCTGAGGGACGAGCGACAGGATCTGGGCGACGGAGCCTTCAGCTACGTCTTCGAAGCCGCCAACGGAATCCGTGAGTCCCGCGTGGGCTACCCCGGATCCAAGGGCCAGACCAACATGCAGGGATCCTACAG CTTCCCCCTCGACGACGGCACCTTCGCCGAGGTTCGCTTCGTCGCCGACGAGTCCGGATTCCGTGCCGA acTGCAGTACATCCCCATTATTCTTCACAA TCTTGGTATGAAATTCTTGCTAGGAATTTATTTACCAACTCTTGATCTTCAGATTACGCTTGTCATTCATTCCAGCTTTGTTAGGGAACGTGCAAAATCCTCcgtcataatttttaaaaa TTATCCCCagttgattataattatgatcttcATCAAGACTACTCTGACTATTCTCTTTCTAATTTTCCGTCGTTCTCTAACAACTCTTCTCGAGGTGACTTAG
- the LOC119593623 gene encoding cuticle protein AM1159-like — translation MRISSFRHDLHGRAKMLSDFSTGHGVHFCIFIIAPANIFQVVLPCMMAAVAAAPQFTRPNFPDRPFVAILRDERQDLADGTFSYVFEAANGIRESRVSYPGSKGQTNMQGSYSFPLDDGTFAEVRFVADESGFRAESXXXXXXXXXXXXXVEQIRVAEEQRRRGIQF, via the exons ATGAGGATTTCCAGCTTCCGCCACGACCTTCATGGAAGAgcaaaaa TGCTGTCAGACTTCAGTACTGGGCATGGAGTGCATTTTTGCATTTTCATCATAGCTCCTGCGAATATATTTCAGGTGGTGTTGCCCTGCATGATGGCCGCCGTGGCTGCCGCCCCTCAGTTCACTCGACCCAACTTTCCGGATCGACCTTTCGTCGCCATCCTGAGGGACGAGCGACAGGATCTGGCCGACGGAACCTTCAGCTACGTCTTCGAAGCCGCCAACGGAATCCGTGAGTCCCGCGTGAGCTACCCCGGATCTAAGGGACAGACCAACATGCAGGGATCCTACAG CTTCCCCCTCGACGACGGCACCTTCGCCGAGGTTCGCTTCGTCGCCGACGAGTCCGGATTCCGCGCCGAGTCTNNNNNNNNNNNNNNNNNNNNNNNNNNNNNNNNNNNNNNNGTCGAGCAGATTCGCGTCGCCGAGGAGCAGCGACGTCGCGGAATTCAGTTTTGA
- the LOC119593622 gene encoding cuticle protein AM1159-like, protein MNLVFVVLPCLMAAVAAAPQFTRPNFPDRPFVAILRDERQDLGDGTFSYVFEAANGIRESRVSYPGSKGQTNMQGSYSFPLDDGTFAEVRFVADESGFRAESXXXXXXXXXXXXXVEQIRVAEEQRRRGIQF, encoded by the exons ATGAATCTCGTATTT GTGGTGTTGCCCTGCCTGATGGCCGCCGTGGCTGCCGCCCCTCAGTTCACTCGACCCAACTTTCCGGATCGACCTTTCGTCGCCATCCTGAGGGACGAGCGACAGGACCTGGGCGACGGAACCTTCAGCTACGTCTTCGAAGCGGCCAACGGAATCCGTGAGTCCCGCGTGAGCTACCCCGGATCTAAGGGACAGACCAACATGCAGGGATCCTACAG CTTCCCCCTCGACGACGGCACCTTCGCCGAGGTTCGCTTCGTCGCCGACGAGTCCGGATTCCGCGCCGAGTCTNNNNNNNNNNNNNNNNNNNNNNNNNNNNNNNNNNNNNNNGTCGAGCAGATTCGCGTCGCCGAGGAGCAGCGACGTCGCGGAATTCAGTTTTGA